The Polyangiaceae bacterium genome includes a region encoding these proteins:
- a CDS encoding radical SAM protein encodes MTEYPRLVAIETTNHCNAKCVFCPNNALARDKGPMDDDLFEKLVEDCRQFPLEAIEPFIQGDPFSDPKILPRLETIHRRLPKTKLRLYSNGHAMTPKRIDALAEVGLDHLYISLNTLDPDRYEQVMGLSLQRTLDNLEYLTDRSRRKKVARRITFRMTRLEDTSVEEQTKFVEYCRAHGARPFIVGLFNYKGDVNSNYYPVPSYGCEHVERLDILASGRVTLCCMDQDGDYGWGDARESSVLELFNHPMAKRYRDMHRTGKRRDIDPCGTCNNFWPSFRSLSTIDAVRTGIEYCSYVARHRPTGVKRPLNGKKERIPVTSLVTLRRRDDL; translated from the coding sequence ATGACCGAGTACCCGCGGCTGGTCGCCATCGAGACGACCAATCACTGCAACGCGAAGTGCGTGTTCTGCCCGAACAACGCGTTGGCGCGCGACAAGGGTCCGATGGACGACGACTTGTTCGAGAAGCTCGTGGAGGACTGTCGACAGTTCCCGCTGGAAGCCATCGAGCCGTTCATCCAGGGGGACCCCTTCTCGGATCCCAAGATTTTGCCGCGTTTGGAGACGATCCATCGCCGCCTTCCAAAAACCAAGCTGCGACTCTATTCCAATGGCCACGCGATGACGCCCAAGCGCATCGACGCGCTGGCAGAGGTGGGGCTCGATCATCTGTACATCAGCCTCAACACCTTGGACCCGGACCGCTACGAGCAGGTGATGGGACTGTCCCTCCAGCGCACGCTCGATAACCTCGAGTACCTGACGGACCGCTCCCGTCGAAAGAAGGTCGCGCGGCGCATCACGTTCCGCATGACCCGTCTGGAAGACACCTCCGTGGAGGAGCAGACGAAGTTCGTGGAGTACTGCCGGGCGCACGGCGCGCGCCCGTTCATCGTGGGCCTGTTCAACTACAAGGGTGACGTGAACAGCAACTACTATCCGGTGCCCAGCTACGGCTGTGAGCACGTGGAGCGCCTGGACATCTTGGCCAGCGGCCGTGTCACCCTGTGCTGCATGGATCAGGACGGCGACTACGGCTGGGGGGACGCGCGGGAGTCGAGCGTGCTCGAGCTGTTCAACCACCCGATGGCGAAGCGCTATCGCGACATGCACCGCACCGGCAAGCGGCGGGACATCGATCCCTGCGGTACCTGCAACAACTTCTGGCCGAGCTTCCGTTCGCTGTCGACCATCGATGCCGTGCGCACGGGCATCGAGTACTGCAGCTACGTGGCCCGTCACCGCCCCACCGGGGTGAAGCGGCCGCTGAACGGCAAGAAAGAGCGCATTCCGGTCACCTCGCTGGTCACGCTGCGACGCCGGGACGACCTCTAG
- a CDS encoding glycosyltransferase family 4 protein encodes MNVVIDARSADSPRSGIGNYTAHLLQEFQTQRGDVEITAIRRKGRVSPSVGPRFGVVEYPGDTKSAWTLGLGRARARTFQEADLFHSPADLVPLGLDCPWVVTIHDLMWVQTPELCASARGERLVNAAWYRWHFGRAIRGARRVIAISRATADAIAQEYPSERDKVRVVHHGVDLDRYSPERAGPREDLDTLVPRDVSYSLVVGQGSPYKNHVRMIRAFVEATKDRPREKLVLVRRFSRSDREMLELFQRPEVKAKVIQVSFISDELLLTLYRHANALLFVSHAEGFGMPVLEAMAIGTPVLTSRAPALLEVTGTAALHASATDHGEMVEAMRRLSTDAELREKLRAAGLERAREFSWAACARATLDVYREAAS; translated from the coding sequence ATGAACGTCGTGATCGACGCGCGGAGCGCCGACAGCCCGAGGAGCGGGATCGGCAACTACACCGCGCATTTGCTCCAGGAATTCCAGACCCAGCGCGGGGACGTGGAGATCACCGCCATTCGCCGAAAGGGTCGCGTGTCGCCCTCCGTGGGCCCGCGCTTCGGCGTGGTGGAATATCCGGGAGACACCAAGAGCGCCTGGACGCTGGGGCTCGGCCGCGCCCGCGCCCGCACCTTCCAAGAGGCGGATCTGTTTCATTCACCGGCGGATCTGGTTCCCCTCGGTCTCGACTGCCCATGGGTCGTCACCATCCACGACTTGATGTGGGTGCAGACTCCCGAGCTGTGCGCCAGCGCACGCGGCGAGCGCCTGGTGAACGCGGCCTGGTATCGCTGGCACTTCGGCCGCGCCATCCGCGGAGCGCGCCGCGTGATCGCCATCTCTCGCGCCACCGCCGACGCCATCGCCCAAGAGTATCCGAGCGAGCGGGACAAGGTGCGGGTCGTGCACCATGGGGTGGATCTGGACCGCTACTCCCCGGAGCGCGCGGGACCGCGTGAGGATCTGGACACGCTGGTGCCGCGCGACGTGAGCTACAGCCTGGTGGTGGGCCAGGGCTCGCCCTACAAGAACCACGTGCGGATGATCCGCGCCTTCGTGGAGGCGACGAAAGACCGCCCTCGAGAAAAGCTGGTGCTCGTGCGCCGCTTCTCACGCTCCGACCGGGAGATGCTGGAGCTGTTTCAGCGCCCCGAGGTGAAGGCCAAGGTGATTCAAGTCTCGTTCATCTCGGACGAGCTCTTGCTCACGCTGTACCGCCACGCGAACGCCCTGTTGTTCGTATCCCACGCCGAAGGCTTCGGCATGCCCGTGCTGGAAGCGATGGCCATCGGCACGCCGGTGCTCACCTCCCGCGCCCCGGCCCTGCTGGAGGTGACGGGCACGGCGGCGCTGCACGCCTCCGCCACCGATCACGGCGAGATGGTCGAAGCCATGCGCCGCCTTTCCACGGACGCCGAGCTCCGCGAAAAGCTCCGCGCGGCCGGCCTCGAGCGGGCTCGCGAGTTTTCCTGGGCGGCCTGCGCGCGGGCCACCCTGGACGTGTACCGCGAGGCCGCGTCCTGA
- a CDS encoding CapA family protein: MACSAGSMTLARFSGVVLALGLLACSSDPEVTQGKSKSLVLLYTSDEHSQLFAISPELDDYPLATTEGSGELVGGVARRAALFESERSAAQAAGKSVLTVSAGDNTMGTLAVVGFRSDGIDYGTMVKLGYDVTTLGNHEFDYGPDALAESLSAAKAGGGAPPIVASNIHFSDTDAADDALAAHFSEDATDGAMLHRTRIVTTPEGVRVGFVGFVGVNASDVAPNKAPVAFSELGVEADQSNDPDVVLPKLYAELQPLVDELRPKVDLVVALSHAGVQNPAAPDNGEDTLIAEHVAGIDAIVSGHTHNSEAEAIMVQGPDREVAILNGGARGGTVGRAEWKLGSGGAVYQPDGHAMVGVDDHLVPSTDLVDVDALLASLEKAGTLDGKSYLEGLLSRVEGADVMDDPAKPGDLYFRPLGSTSFDVWDTHAVLFLSADAQLRAMDAVEPVQMGLQSAGVIRSRLRAGKTGVISAADAFDVVPLGASPLDGTVGYPLVVARLSIFYVRGIFEFSAAWGPENSDFDLAPAGVMVEYDCSRPKVEQVTDLLDASKGIVEKIWIDSDHSNGTEDYDLLIWDRTDPSVSPKEPISIVTSSYICQFADAVGATPLGADGKPTTCADAIVKDAENREIKEAQAFMSLLRSFPSGIPALYDSQSSARTARFGAFPACH; this comes from the coding sequence GTGGCTTGCAGCGCCGGAAGCATGACCTTGGCGCGGTTTTCGGGTGTGGTGTTGGCTCTGGGTCTACTCGCGTGCTCGAGCGACCCGGAGGTGACCCAAGGGAAGTCCAAGTCCCTGGTGCTGCTGTACACCTCGGACGAGCACTCTCAGCTGTTCGCGATCTCGCCGGAGCTGGACGACTATCCGTTGGCGACCACGGAAGGGAGCGGCGAGCTGGTCGGCGGCGTCGCGCGGCGCGCGGCCCTGTTCGAGAGCGAGCGGAGCGCGGCCCAGGCCGCGGGCAAGAGCGTGCTCACGGTCAGCGCGGGGGACAACACCATGGGCACCCTCGCGGTGGTCGGCTTCCGCTCCGACGGCATCGACTACGGCACCATGGTGAAGCTCGGCTACGACGTGACGACGTTGGGCAACCACGAGTTCGACTACGGTCCGGACGCGCTGGCGGAGTCGCTGTCGGCAGCGAAGGCCGGGGGCGGCGCGCCGCCCATCGTCGCGAGCAACATCCACTTCTCCGACACGGACGCGGCGGACGACGCCCTCGCGGCGCACTTCAGCGAAGATGCGACGGACGGCGCCATGCTGCACCGCACGCGCATCGTGACCACGCCGGAAGGCGTGCGCGTCGGCTTCGTCGGCTTCGTCGGCGTGAACGCCTCCGACGTGGCGCCCAACAAGGCCCCCGTCGCGTTCTCCGAGCTCGGCGTGGAGGCGGACCAATCGAACGACCCGGACGTCGTGCTGCCCAAGCTGTACGCGGAGCTGCAGCCGCTGGTGGACGAGCTGCGGCCGAAGGTGGATCTGGTCGTCGCGCTGTCCCACGCCGGCGTGCAGAACCCGGCAGCACCGGACAACGGCGAAGACACGCTGATCGCCGAGCACGTCGCGGGCATCGACGCCATCGTCAGCGGCCACACGCACAACAGCGAGGCCGAGGCGATCATGGTGCAGGGCCCCGATCGCGAGGTCGCGATCTTGAACGGGGGGGCGCGCGGCGGAACCGTGGGGCGCGCGGAATGGAAGCTCGGAAGCGGCGGCGCCGTGTACCAGCCCGACGGCCACGCCATGGTGGGAGTCGACGATCACCTCGTTCCGTCCACGGATCTAGTGGACGTGGACGCCCTGCTCGCGTCGCTGGAGAAGGCGGGCACGTTGGACGGCAAGTCGTACCTCGAGGGCTTGCTCTCCCGCGTGGAGGGCGCAGACGTGATGGACGACCCAGCCAAGCCCGGCGACCTGTACTTCCGCCCGCTGGGCAGCACCAGCTTCGACGTGTGGGACACCCACGCCGTGCTGTTCCTGAGCGCCGACGCGCAGCTCAGGGCGATGGACGCGGTGGAGCCCGTGCAGATGGGGCTGCAGTCCGCCGGCGTGATCCGCAGCCGTCTGCGCGCAGGGAAGACCGGCGTGATCAGCGCTGCGGATGCCTTCGACGTGGTGCCGCTGGGCGCGAGCCCGCTGGACGGAACCGTGGGCTACCCGCTGGTGGTGGCGCGGCTTTCGATCTTCTACGTGCGCGGCATCTTCGAGTTCTCCGCCGCGTGGGGTCCCGAAAACAGCGACTTCGACCTCGCCCCCGCCGGGGTGATGGTCGAGTACGACTGCTCGCGCCCGAAGGTGGAGCAGGTGACGGATCTTCTCGACGCCTCCAAGGGCATCGTCGAAAAGATCTGGATCGACTCGGATCACTCGAACGGAACGGAAGACTACGATCTCCTGATCTGGGATCGTACGGATCCTTCGGTGTCTCCCAAGGAGCCCATCAGCATCGTGACGTCGAGCTACATCTGCCAGTTCGCCGACGCCGTGGGCGCCACACCGCTGGGCGCCGATGGCAAGCCCACCACCTGCGCCGACGCAATAGTGAAGGACGCCGAGAACCGCGAGATCAAGGAAGCGCAGGCTTTCATGTCCTTGCTACGCTCGTTCCCCAGCGGGATCCCCGCGCTGTATGACTCACAGTCCAGCGCGAGGACCGCGCGCTTCGGCGCCTTCCCGGCCTGTCACTGA